The DNA sequence CTTTGGCTTGGTGCAAATTTTGGGACAGTTTTATATGCACTAGATTTTTCAGCATCAAAGACGTAAAACGTTGCTACATCGGTAGGGAACGCATAGCGTGGGAGTACCGCCTTGTAAAGAAGCCAGTCAAGTAATTTACTTTTATCTTGTATCTCGATTGGCTTCTCTTCACCCACCTCTGGTGGCGACTCTGAAACTGACGGTTCATGCTCTTCGTTTGCGGATTCTCGCTTCCTTTTGACCGCAGGAGGCGGCTCGTATTGATCTATAGCCTGCTTTATCGCAGAAACACTATCGCTCAGAAATTTGGATAGCAGGTCCTGACGATCGCTATCACTAAGTTGATCAGATAACCATTTGGAAATCCTATTTCTTAGAGAATCTTCTTCCAACGTCAACCAACGCTCAAAATCTTGAATATTAAGTAAACCATTGTTCTGAAACTCGGAAACTGTACCTAGAACGGAAAATAAATCAGCATTGGTCTGATCCGTAATGGTGACTCTTGCTTGTAGGTAGTTTTGCAATAAGAAAGCTTGGATGTGACGTTGAGCTATTTCCTTTTTATGGAGGCTTAACTTTGGATCTACGATTTTCCCCGAAATCATCTTCTGAGGATTCTGAAAATAATATTCATCGTGCGTGTCGGAACCTCCAAAACCGACGACCGTTGCAATAGACGTGCCCCGGCGGCCAGCACGCCCAGCACGCTGTTGATAATTCGCTCGCGCAGGGGGCATGTTTCGAAGTGCGACGCCTGACAATTGACCAATATCAATTCCTACCTCCATTGTGGTGGTACTAGATAAAACATCAATTGCAGAAAACGGCATTTTTCCGGGCTCGGGAGGAAGTTCTACGTCTTGGAACAGTAATTCGTTCTGCTCAGCCTTGGAGAAAACATCTTGAATTTGGGGAGAATTTAGTTGGGCCGTATGCTCAGCAGCGATAAGGGAAAACGGCGCACTGGCAAGGCTAAGCGCGTAGTTGCGGTAAAACCCTTTCCGAGCAATAAAGACATTGTCATTTTGTGGGTCGAGATGAACAGCAGTTTTTCGCTTACATTCAAGGCAGATATTAGAAATCGGTCGATGAACGGCTTTGCACAGCTCGCATCGAATCCAACTTCCTTCAAAATCTAAGGTAAGTTCGCTGCCTTTGAGTCGATATTTCTTTAATGCTCTTTCTTCAGCGAAAAGCTTTAATAAAACCGGCAACCATTGTTTCTCAAAAACCTTTCGTTGAGCCAGGTCGGAGAGAATTACTGCCATCACTTTCTTAAATTGACCCTTATTACTCTGGACCTTGCGTGCACCAACGTCTCCTTCGTACCAGTGCTCAGGCGTAGCCACTCGTAGGAAGAAACCAGACGTATGCCAACAGCGAAGCCAGGCACGTACTAGAGCAATCTTTTCATCGTTGGATTCCGCTGCACCAGGAATCGAGGGCAGAGAATATATTGGCTGTCGCTTATCCTTCTTCTCAACGATAGAGCCGAGAGCAAGAGCCTCAAGTCCACGTGCACGATCCCTCATTGAAATATATATATCGGCATATAGAGCCTCTGGAGGACGATGTGTGCGCAGGTCAGTAACTAACAATCGCAGCCTATCGGGATTCTCCAAAATGCGTTCCTTCTTGACCAGCATACGAACTTGCTCAAATTCGAATGACTCATTGGTCTTAGTCTCCGGCCGCAATCGGATGTCAGACTCAGCTGCCGCAAGCATGACCGCCGCATACAAATCGTCGAGCCGCGACTCGAAGATCCCGTCCTCCAATGATAGTATTGTCTTGAAGCCTGACACTATTAACGCGCGTAATGTGTCGCGTGACGCGAACATCTGTAAATTCGGTGCCAGTCGCGCCGCTACCTGCCGGGAGTCGGAAAAGGCAAGAACTTTTCGACCTCTTAGCGGAGCAAATGAAGTCGCCGGGTTCGGACCTGGCGGTTGGATACTAAGCTGCTTACTCACTAATACTTGGAAGGGCTGATCGCCTTTTGTCTCATGATCTTGTACGGGACTTCGGCCGAGATAACCCGCCTTTAAGCAAATACCGCATGGAAGAAAAATTCCAGACTCCATATCCTTCGACGCGATGTCACTGTCGTCATTAATTTCTGGATCAATTTGAGGTGGAACGTGTCTAGCACCTCTGAGAAAAACTTGGCGAGTACGAGGACCGCGAATTCCGAATTGCCCAGTTACCACATCAAACTCTCGAATCTCAGCATCTGAATCCTTCGGAGGAGACTCAAGCAATATGTCTATCGGGTGGAGCGGCTTAACCTCACCTTCGTTTGTTGTGAGTCTTGCGCCGGGTAGTGGCCAAACATGCCTGGGGTTAATAACATCTTCCACGTAACCACGAGCATAGGCAGTCCCACAATGCCGGCAGGTAAAAAGCTCAAGCACACGAGAACCACATCCGCATTCTTCAACTGGCTGGCTATATAACTTTCCAGCAATCTTGTTAGGGCTGTCCTGTGGTGAATGAGAGCATTCAGGATCCATACAAATCCAAAGACCTCTCAGGCCTCGATGAAAACTATGAACTCGGCAAGAGAACAAATTGGTGCCGTCCACAGATGGACGTGCTGCACTTGCCAAAGAGGCCAAGTTAGAAGCGGCTCTACCGGCCAGCAAGTCATCTACTGATGGAAAAACCATTCGGCCGATTTCTTCTATCGGCTGTGCTTTCCCCATTGTTGCATTAACAAGGCTCAAGAAAGGTGGGTAGTCTTTTAATGCCTGATAGAGGGCCTCTTCGATGACAGTATTGGCTTCAATACCGCGGTAAAGAAGGAGCTCAGCGACTGCATTGCGTCGGACTTGAATATCTTCGTCATAGAACTCCTCTAGACTAATTTCTGCGAGTATTTCAGCGTCTCTTTGAGAGCCGATTGCCGCATCTGGATGCTTTGCTAAGGTGCCACGAATAGGTTGCGCAAAGGAGCTTTGCTGAGTTCCCGTTAACTGTGAAGAAAAAATAATGGCGCTGTCCGGATTATCGAAGCTTGCGGTTGCGCAGATGACTTGTAATCTTTCCGAAGTTATTCCTAGACGATCACTTAGTCGACGTAAAAGATATCCGACCTCGGCACCAGCGGCACCTCGATAAAGGTGTGCTTCATCTAGGACTACGAGGAATTTCTCGTCAGGGCATGCGGCTAACCATGCTTTCGTTTTATCAAAAATTGATCTCTCAATGGGGCGCATCATCATGTACTCAAGCATTGAGTAATTGGTCACCATGAGATCTGGAACATGCTGCTGGACTTCGTGTCTAGTCAGCAGCTCAGCATCTTCTGGCATTGCAACCGCCCTTTTATAAAGACCGGTTTTGCGATCTAACCATTCAGTTTTGTCTGCACCGTACCAAGTCTCGATATCTTTCTTCGCCGGCCACTTACCTCGCTCTCGAAGCTGGTTAATGAGCCTCTTGGAGAAACGGCCATCGTCGGAGTCTTCTTTTGCTGTTTTAAGCTGCTGGACATAAAAGTCTCGAAATGGCTTGAGTTGAGTACTATCTTTTTGAGCGCTGCGGACTCCAGCATAAGGGGTCCGACTGGTGTAGCGAGCAAATCGTGGAATGCGCCCAGACCAGGTAGAGAACAGTTGCTGAAGATGTGGATTCCCAAAAAAGCTTCTTAGACGACCCAGCTGATCGTTGACCAGTGCATTCATCGGATAAAGAATTAATGCCCGCATTCCGGTCAAATTTCGGAAATCGTCTGGTGAACTTTTCGCTTCTACCGCTAACTTTGCTAGTAATGGAAGTAAGAAGGACTCTGTTTTTCCTGACCCAGTCCCAGTCATGATTACGATGTTCCTGCCTTTGACAACGACCTCGTCGACAGCATCTGCTTGATGCTCGTAAGGCGGATCGTAGACAACTTTCTTGCCATCTATTGGCTCAGACAGTTTTTCAAATAGCTGGAGCGCCGAAGAGGGTAGGCCTTCAATGTCCCGAAAATTGCGGCCAGTTAAATACTTCGGAGTTGATTCAATAAACGGCTTTTGATGAAGAACTCCAGGTTTATTGAGAATGCTGTTGCGCTGGGAGATTAAAACTGGATCGCTAATGTGATAAGTCGCCTCAACATATTGAACTAAGGATTTATGCAATTCGGAGACTGCTTCATGAATGGTCTTAGTCATTTGCTTTTCCCTATAGCTAATTCTTAAAGTTCTTGAAACCAAAGCTTCTCAGTAATAATCCTTTTCTCACTTTCCCATTCTGCTAGCGAGAAGGTACGTGAAAAGTTAGACCGATTTGAGTATTGTTCGATAGCGCGAAAACGGCGGGAGGCCCACAAAGGTAGTGGAAAAGAAAAAGATACATGCACGGCCTGAGTTGTTGTCTCTATTCGGAATCGTGCCGGCCTACCATTTACGTAGTCCAGCGCAAGCTGCAACGTCCA is a window from the Herbaspirillum rubrisubalbicans genome containing:
- a CDS encoding DEAD/DEAH box helicase, which codes for MTKTIHEAVSELHKSLVQYVEATYHISDPVLISQRNSILNKPGVLHQKPFIESTPKYLTGRNFRDIEGLPSSALQLFEKLSEPIDGKKVVYDPPYEHQADAVDEVVVKGRNIVIMTGTGSGKTESFLLPLLAKLAVEAKSSPDDFRNLTGMRALILYPMNALVNDQLGRLRSFFGNPHLQQLFSTWSGRIPRFARYTSRTPYAGVRSAQKDSTQLKPFRDFYVQQLKTAKEDSDDGRFSKRLINQLRERGKWPAKKDIETWYGADKTEWLDRKTGLYKRAVAMPEDAELLTRHEVQQHVPDLMVTNYSMLEYMMMRPIERSIFDKTKAWLAACPDEKFLVVLDEAHLYRGAAGAEVGYLLRRLSDRLGITSERLQVICATASFDNPDSAIIFSSQLTGTQQSSFAQPIRGTLAKHPDAAIGSQRDAEILAEISLEEFYDEDIQVRRNAVAELLLYRGIEANTVIEEALYQALKDYPPFLSLVNATMGKAQPIEEIGRMVFPSVDDLLAGRAASNLASLASAARPSVDGTNLFSCRVHSFHRGLRGLWICMDPECSHSPQDSPNKIAGKLYSQPVEECGCGSRVLELFTCRHCGTAYARGYVEDVINPRHVWPLPGARLTTNEGEVKPLHPIDILLESPPKDSDAEIREFDVVTGQFGIRGPRTRQVFLRGARHVPPQIDPEINDDSDIASKDMESGIFLPCGICLKAGYLGRSPVQDHETKGDQPFQVLVSKQLSIQPPGPNPATSFAPLRGRKVLAFSDSRQVAARLAPNLQMFASRDTLRALIVSGFKTILSLEDGIFESRLDDLYAAVMLAAAESDIRLRPETKTNESFEFEQVRMLVKKERILENPDRLRLLVTDLRTHRPPEALYADIYISMRDRARGLEALALGSIVEKKDKRQPIYSLPSIPGAAESNDEKIALVRAWLRCWHTSGFFLRVATPEHWYEGDVGARKVQSNKGQFKKVMAVILSDLAQRKVFEKQWLPVLLKLFAEERALKKYRLKGSELTLDFEGSWIRCELCKAVHRPISNICLECKRKTAVHLDPQNDNVFIARKGFYRNYALSLASAPFSLIAAEHTAQLNSPQIQDVFSKAEQNELLFQDVELPPEPGKMPFSAIDVLSSTTTMEVGIDIGQLSGVALRNMPPARANYQQRAGRAGRRGTSIATVVGFGGSDTHDEYYFQNPQKMISGKIVDPKLSLHKKEIAQRHIQAFLLQNYLQARVTITDQTNADLFSVLGTVSEFQNNGLLNIQDFERWLTLEEDSLRNRISKWLSDQLSDSDRQDLLSKFLSDSVSAIKQAIDQYEPPPAVKRKRESANEEHEPSVSESPPEVGEEKPIEIQDKSKLLDWLLYKAVLPRYAFPTDVATFYVFDAEKSSAYKTVPKFAPSQSLPVALSQYSPGKQVWISGKCYTSGALFSPARRSLKDAWAAKKIYLDCKTCGYSQLAPIGSGLAIGSHMDCDACGSSNSVGPLRHWIRPPGFAHPVTEQEVTSPDEIPETSYATRAQLTMPSPARDMWTDINSRLAVFSTQASLLVSNSGPQKEGYRYCVGCGRIEAETAHHKTLGKAHDKPYKDDNQTCSVFSTPNIVLGTDFLTDIALYSIRVQEPEPPRLSRRLFGLSYADTAVLLANRL